The DNA segment TATGCGATCATCTATGCCGTATTGCCAGTGGGCTCCCTGATGTTCGTTATAATGATCAGCATCATCACGCCTACGGAGATGGGCGAGCCGAAACTGCTCAACACGCGTATGGTGCTCGACCATGGCATACCCCAGGTACCGGCATACCTGCTTCCGGTGTACGATGAGAATGGAGAACCTGTAGGAGAGACCGGGGAGAAGGTCAGGGAAAGGAGCTATTTCGAATCGTTCATAAAATCGAAGAAATCACTTGCGCTTAAGAGGATCATAAAGAAACCCCTTGAGCCGATGTTCCGCAACCCGCTTGCAACACTGGCGGTCACGGTCCCGCTGGCGCTTCTTCTGGTGGGTATTCCTCTGACGATGAATATCAACAGCCTGAGAACGCCTTCTCTGCTGGTTGATTTCATCGACGACAAGCTTGTATTTGCCATACTGCTGGTAATAATACCCCTCTCGATCTTCTTTGAGATCAAGAACATGAAGAAGAAGAAAATGGAGAGTAATTTTCCGGATTTCCTGAAGAAACTGGCAAGTACCAACGAAACAGGCATGACACTCAGGGATTCAATAAAACTGATGGCCAGATCCGAAACTGATGCTCTCAGCCGTGAGGTCAAGAAGATATGGCATGATGTACTATGGGGTGTCGAGGTCAATGACTCACTTATAAGGTTTGCCAACAGGCTCAGGACGCAGGTCGTCACGCGCTCGCTGTCCCTTATAACCAAGGCGAACGAGTCAAGCGGCGATGTGGGAGAAGTGCTCATTGTTGCTGCAAGGGATGCGGCCTCAGAACAGGGGATGAGGAGGGAGCGTACCATGAGCATGATGATCTACATAGTCATTATCTACATATCCTTCCTTGTGTTCGTGGGTGTGATATATGTCATTTCGACAACATTCCTGACAGAAATGGCAGCAGCCGGGAAACAAATGGCAGCATCGGGCGGACAGAGCGGATTCCTCAGCAACTTCGACCTGGATGCTTACACACAGCTCTTCAAGCATGCAGCTATCATCCAGGGACTGAGTTCCGGCCTGATGGCAGGAGCCATGGGTGAAGGCAACATCATGGCGGGCCTTAAGCACTCGACCATCATGATCATAATAGGGTATGTTGTATTCACTCTCTTCATCTGACAGGCAAATTAATGTAGATTGCTGCAGACAGATGAACGGATAGAGTATAATGATGATCGCTGGAATAGATGAGGCTGGAAAGGGACCTGTTATAGGTCCCATGTGTGTTGGCGGAGTGCTTGTGGAGGAGGAAAGGATAAACACCCTGAGGAACCTGGGCGTGGCTGACTCAAAAAAGCTGACCCCTAAAAAAAGGGAGATGCTTGCCCTCCAGATCGAAAAATATGCCCACAGGATATTTGTTCTTGAGATAACTCCAATGCAGATCGATGAGCTGCGCAAGGTCATGAGCATGAACGAGATTATGGTACGCGCCTTTTCCATGGTCCTTGAGGAACTGCATCCCGACCAGGCCTATGTGGATGCTGCCGACGTTAATGCTGACAGGTTCGGTAAAAGGCTGTTGATCGAGTATGAGAAAAAACATCCTGAAAAGGCGGGCCATCTGTCCGTTATATCAAAACACCAGGCTGATGCCATATACCCGATCGTTTCTGCAGCCTCCATTGTTGCAAAGGTACGCAGGGACAGCCTGATCGAGGAGCTCAGGAAAGAAATAGG comes from the Methanolobus chelungpuianus genome and includes:
- a CDS encoding type II secretion system F family protein, with protein sequence MTEKETNPETAMLQMDETEQEPVESAAGVPADEDKKAKAAKAKKRKNKMDLAPHIQRAEVYLKVLKKVPFVLLGTQIKARKQNYVNLQKQLNQARIPVSHEMYISNAIFYSILAGIFGAFLGLLLTYIIIELVGLPDQLTNLTFSPSVAFLLSYKEIFIAFFITIVFIVGLGGLVYNIFMLYPGFQAGERKSKIDMQLPYAVTFMYALSKGGMNIIDVFRALARSEDTYGEASKEIDAIVRDMDYFGHDLRTALTNASETTPSERFQDLIYNLLTVIDSGGNIPNYFRDKSEQYLIKSEVDQKGFLDTLALLAESYVTAFVAGPLFIIIMGVMMAVMGSGTSTMVYAIIYAVLPVGSLMFVIMISIITPTEMGEPKLLNTRMVLDHGIPQVPAYLLPVYDENGEPVGETGEKVRERSYFESFIKSKKSLALKRIIKKPLEPMFRNPLATLAVTVPLALLLVGIPLTMNINSLRTPSLLVDFIDDKLVFAILLVIIPLSIFFEIKNMKKKKMESNFPDFLKKLASTNETGMTLRDSIKLMARSETDALSREVKKIWHDVLWGVEVNDSLIRFANRLRTQVVTRSLSLITKANESSGDVGEVLIVAARDAASEQGMRRERTMSMMIYIVIIYISFLVFVGVIYVISTTFLTEMAAAGKQMAASGGQSGFLSNFDLDAYTQLFKHAAIIQGLSSGLMAGAMGEGNIMAGLKHSTIMIIIGYVVFTLFI
- the rnhB gene encoding ribonuclease HII yields the protein MMIAGIDEAGKGPVIGPMCVGGVLVEEERINTLRNLGVADSKKLTPKKREMLALQIEKYAHRIFVLEITPMQIDELRKVMSMNEIMVRAFSMVLEELHPDQAYVDAADVNADRFGKRLLIEYEKKHPEKAGHLSVISKHQADAIYPIVSAASIVAKVRRDSLIEELRKEIGIDFGSGYPSDPKTKQFLQGWFKEHGELPDIVRHSWKTAENVIRPQGNQRNDSDIPRS